From a region of the Pukyongiella litopenaei genome:
- a CDS encoding vWA domain-containing protein, with protein sequence MTIAAEALPLRAVALILAPILALLAGWPPTGVAAQAAERPLLAEGRQTVYQRVLTRPGALLHPAPDAAPDRQYPAFQPLYIWETRPGWYHAGPSLSAGPEGWVPADEVVPWKQNIVGAFTVAAGRERALLFADEARLRALMEHEALRDMQAQMLDEVDAGAVPEDRGIVAAEPEEYVDIVERLYLMPILDFVQDLHPLNYEENLLMKVASVPLEAEAKPSWSTPGKFDVGIVFVLDTTRSMEPYVSRTRAAVERIVDDMAGSEAGRQIHFGVVAFRDNERAAPGLEYRTRTLLPLQQRDSQTEVVATIRAATRVADANSPGFNEDSLAGVEDAVDLTDWDNAGGDPFDARIVILVTDAGPKDARDPNARSAIGAAELQRDAQDKGVAIMTLHLQTPAGGEAQHAYAAAQYRTLSRFHDGNFYFGIENGSEQAFETTVTNLVTGLSDMIREARNEARLLTPEEAGADLVDLGRAMQLAYLGRLKGTQAPDVIEGWVSEKAVENPAKLAIEPRLLVTRNELATMADLLTNLLELGEQSRSAEDAASFFTQVRDVVSRMAQNPDRLVNTRAETLGGALEFLEDLPYESQIMLTTEARWAQSAMNRRAILDGMRQKLVQYRKWLHDPDIWTALHDDAPDGEHVFAMPFDVLP encoded by the coding sequence ATGACTATTGCCGCTGAAGCCCTGCCGCTCCGCGCGGTGGCCCTGATCCTGGCCCCGATCCTGGCGCTGCTGGCCGGGTGGCCGCCGACCGGGGTCGCAGCCCAGGCGGCGGAACGGCCATTGCTGGCCGAGGGCCGTCAGACCGTCTATCAGCGGGTGCTGACCCGACCGGGGGCGCTGCTGCACCCGGCACCCGATGCGGCCCCCGACCGGCAGTATCCCGCCTTCCAGCCGCTCTATATCTGGGAGACGAGGCCGGGTTGGTATCATGCCGGCCCATCCCTGTCGGCGGGCCCCGAGGGCTGGGTGCCGGCGGATGAGGTGGTGCCGTGGAAGCAGAACATCGTCGGGGCGTTCACCGTTGCCGCCGGGCGCGAACGTGCGCTGCTGTTCGCCGACGAGGCCCGGCTGCGGGCGCTGATGGAACACGAGGCGCTGCGCGACATGCAGGCGCAGATGCTGGACGAGGTCGATGCCGGCGCGGTGCCCGAGGATCGCGGGATCGTCGCCGCCGAGCCCGAGGAATATGTCGACATCGTCGAACGGCTCTACCTGATGCCGATTCTCGATTTCGTGCAGGACCTGCACCCGCTGAACTACGAGGAAAACCTGCTGATGAAGGTGGCGTCGGTGCCGCTCGAGGCCGAGGCGAAACCGTCCTGGTCCACGCCCGGCAAATTCGACGTGGGCATCGTGTTCGTGCTCGACACCACCCGGTCGATGGAACCCTATGTTTCGCGCACGCGCGCGGCGGTGGAACGGATCGTGGACGACATGGCCGGCAGCGAGGCGGGCAGGCAGATCCATTTCGGGGTGGTCGCCTTTCGCGACAACGAACGCGCGGCGCCGGGGCTCGAATACCGCACCCGCACCCTGCTGCCGTTGCAGCAGCGCGACAGCCAGACCGAGGTGGTCGCCACCATCCGCGCCGCCACCCGCGTCGCGGACGCCAATTCGCCCGGTTTCAACGAAGACAGCCTGGCCGGGGTCGAGGACGCGGTGGACCTGACCGACTGGGACAATGCCGGCGGCGATCCCTTTGACGCGCGGATCGTGATCCTGGTCACCGATGCCGGACCGAAGGATGCGCGCGACCCCAACGCCCGCAGCGCCATCGGCGCGGCCGAATTGCAGCGCGACGCGCAGGACAAGGGCGTGGCGATCATGACGCTGCACCTGCAGACCCCCGCCGGGGGCGAGGCGCAGCATGCCTATGCGGCGGCCCAGTATCGCACGCTGTCGCGGTTCCATGACGGGAATTTCTATTTCGGGATCGAAAACGGATCGGAACAGGCGTTCGAGACCACGGTGACCAACCTGGTGACCGGCCTGTCCGACATGATCCGCGAGGCCCGCAACGAGGCCCGCCTGCTGACCCCCGAAGAGGCGGGGGCGGACCTGGTCGACCTGGGCCGGGCCATGCAGCTGGCCTATCTCGGGCGGCTCAAGGGGACGCAGGCGCCCGACGTGATCGAGGGCTGGGTCTCGGAAAAGGCGGTCGAGAACCCGGCAAAGCTGGCGATCGAGCCCCGGCTCCTGGTGACGCGCAACGAATTGGCGACGATGGCGGATCTGTTGACGAACCTGCTGGAGCTGGGCGAACAGAGCCGCAGCGCCGAAGACGCGGCCAGTTTCTTTACCCAGGTGCGCGACGTGGTGTCCCGGATGGCGCAGAACCCCGACAGGCTGGTGAACACCAGGGCCGAGACGCTGGGCGGGGCGCTCGAATTTCTCGAGGACCTGCCCTATGAAAGCCAGATCATGCTGACCACCGAAGCGCGCTGGGCGCAGAGCGCGATGAACCGCCGCGCGATCCTCGACGGGATGCGCCAGAAGCTCGTGCAATACCGCAAATGGCTGCATGATCCCGATATCTGGACCGCGCTGCATGACGATGCCCCGGACGGCGAACATGTCTTTGCGATGCCGTTCGATGTGCTGCCCTGA